GGTTTCTTTGTTTCGATATCGACGACGCCATGTGCTTCGCGCATGACAACCTTGCCACGATGAATAAGCAAAACAGAAATTCCAGGGTAATAACCTTCCTTGATCACCGCCTGAATTTTCGCACGAATTGCGGCCCGGCCTTCATCGGTCAGATTCGTTTTTTCCGTTAGTTGAAAACCGGCAATCGGCATTTTGACTGCATACAGCGATGTTCGAGCGGTTACATACAGCGTTTTGCGATCCGGACCACCAAATGCACAGTTCGCGGGCCCTTCAGGAAACGGAATCACAGCCCGTGTTTCCCCGTCCGGACTGATAACCTGAATGCAGCTCGCACGCGGACGTGTGACGTACAGATTCCCCTGCACGTCAACCGTCAATCCATCGCCGCCACTTGCAGGCTGATCTTCCCGCTGAATCAGTGAGCCGAAAACGCGCCCTTTTCCAATCCGGCCCGGCGATTTGATCGGATACGCCAGCAACTCAGCCTGTCCAGAAGGAAGCACATACAATGTTTTTTCATCGGGAGAAAGCAACACGCCGTTACAGCGTGAAACATCGCTCACCAGTTTGGTGACTTTCCCCTCCGCCGAACAATAGAACACACCACTGGGGCCGGGATTCTTTTTCGAACCGCCGATGTCGCTAAAATAAACGCCGTCATGTGAGTCGAGTACGAGATCATTCACACGATGGAATGGTTTCCCTTCACAGGCTGCGGCGATGATTTTGTATTTTCCTGTTTTGACATCATAGGCCACGATCTGCGCAGGTGCACCCTCCGTTTTCTGACTGCCCGACTGGCAGGCAAACAAGCGTCCGTCGGGATGAAAAAACAGACCGTTAGTCCGCAGACTCTCTTCGAGAAACGTGGACAGTGTGCCGTCAGTTAAAACGCGAAATACCTTTTCGGGGCGCAAGTCTGAAAAATAGACATTCCCTTGTGCATCGGCGGCGGGCCCTTCTGTGAACTGGAATCCGCCATGCAGTTTCTGCACTTCACCAAATTTACCGATGCCCGCGTGTTTTGAATTGGAAGCAGGTCTGATCCGCAGATTGCGAAATTTCAGCGCGCCTGCTGTTTCTCCTTCCGGTCCGCCGGAATCGCCACCCAGCCCGAAGGTCAGTTTGCGTTCGGCAATGTATTCAGCCTTCACAGTGAACTCACTGTCATTCACTGTCACTGCCATCACTGGGCCGTCGAACTGCACCTTAGCTCGATACCATTGGCCGATATTGATCTGATGCGGTTTCTGGAGCAGGTTTTCCGACTCCCCCTTCTTTGCATGACCGAGTACACGAATCTGATCGCGGCTCACTACCAGATGCACAATGTGTCCGCGTTTCTGGGAGCCATTGAAAATAATACCGGCAAATTTCGCTTTGCCTTCCAGACGAAACTCGAACTCGACAATCCCGTCACGCATAACGAAGCGGCGCATTTTGACGGGGCCATGACGACGCGGGCCGGATTCATATCCGCGCAAGACACCGTCCTGTGCCTGCCACGTTCCCAGTCCCCAGAACCATTCTGTTGAAAGCGGTTCCTGAAACGATTCCTGGAGCAGGACCAACGGCTCAGCTGCTTTCGTCGTTGCAGTCGCGGTGATACAGAGAATCAGGCAGAGTAAAATTCGCGTCAGCTTCTTCATGGTTGAGCACTTTCAAAAGACCAGCTTTTCTCTCCGCTTCCCTTACCGGTAAAGCGGATTGTCTGAATTTCCACGGGAGACTCGCCAGCCGGTACATAGAGCCGTACGATTCCTGGTTTTCCCTCTACGGGGAGCGGCAAGTTGACGTCCTGCCACTGCTTGCCCCCCTTGAATGAATACTCCACAGTCTGTCCCGTTCGTGGAAATGTCTCCTGAGCCGCCGTCTTCCACTGCACTTTGCCAAAGCCGCCGGTGGCACTGCGGAGGCGAAGTTTCAACGTCAGCGGGCCGGGCAATTTGACCTGTGCCGTTCCGAGAAACGGCGTGCGACCATCGGCTTCAATCCGTGCGGCCCCTTTGACAATTGTCAGCTTACACATTTTCGGAACCAATCCGAACGCGGGGCCGCGTGAGGGTATTTTCAGACGTGGATTAAAATCAGGGTTAGGTTTGGGTGCGAGTGCTCCCGTCTCTTTGATGAATCCTTCAATCAGCGCATCGAGTTCTTTGACCTTGTCCGGCATTTTGGCAGCCAGGTTCGTCGTTTCGCCGATATCCTCTTTCAGATTGTAAAGTTCATACAGGTCCGGGTAATCGGGATGCGGTTCCCAGCGGCGGATCAGTTTATAATCACCCGCTCGCACCGAGACGGCGGGAATCAGATGCGGGAACCAGGTAAAAAGTGCGTTTCGCTCCAGTGTTCCCTGTTGTAGTAACACCGGTAAGAAAGAAACGCCGTCCAGTATTTGCTCATCCGGCTTTTCAACCTGAACGACATCCAGAATCGTCGGGTACATGTCGATGGGACCGACAACCGTATCCGAAAGAGAACCGGCCTTGATGTGCTTCGGCCAACGCACCATCAATGGCACACGCTGTCCCCCTTCGTAGATCCTTCCTTTTCCTTCACGTAGCGGCGCGTTATTGGTGGGTGCTTCCGGCCCTGCCCACTTGCGGTAGCTTTGGATCGTTTTATATTTGGGATGCCTGGGAGTCACATTCCTCAATTTCGGATCGTCGGCACGCCAACTATGCGTATTGCCGCCATTATCCGAATAGAAGATAAACAGTGTCTTCTCAGTCAGATTCAATTCATCGAGCTTATCCAGCACGCGTCCCAGACTTTCGTCAACGTTCTGCAGCATCGACGCCATGACGGGATTGCGTTGTTCGCCGCGCGGGTCTTTTTTCTTTGCATATCGGGCCGTGTATTGTTCCTTATGCTGCCACGGACCATGCACGGAGTAATGCCAGAAATTCAGGTAAAACGGTTCTGCATGGTGGTTCTCAATGAACCGCAGTGCTTCGTCAGTCAGCCGATCCGTAATGTGCTCTCCTTCAGGACCATCTGTGATGTTGCCGACTTTGTGTCTTGCCGTCGGTTGTCCATCCGCGTGCACTCCGTATGGCGAAAAATAATTCGGCGGCCCCGGATCGGGGGCACAATGCCAGATTGTTTCGAAACCCTGCTTGTCGGGCCAATGCTGGGGCATCGCTCCCAAATGCCACTTTCCAAAATGGCCCGTACGATAACCGGCATCTCGGAGCACTTCCGCCAGGGTAATCAGTTTTGGATCAAGATAACGTTTACTTTCCGGA
This genomic interval from Gimesia alba contains the following:
- a CDS encoding serine hydrolase, with translation MKKLTRILLCLILCITATATTKAAEPLVLLQESFQEPLSTEWFWGLGTWQAQDGVLRGYESGPRRHGPVKMRRFVMRDGIVEFEFRLEGKAKFAGIIFNGSQKRGHIVHLVVSRDQIRVLGHAKKGESENLLQKPHQINIGQWYRAKVQFDGPVMAVTVNDSEFTVKAEYIAERKLTFGLGGDSGGPEGETAGALKFRNLRIRPASNSKHAGIGKFGEVQKLHGGFQFTEGPAADAQGNVYFSDLRPEKVFRVLTDGTLSTFLEESLRTNGLFFHPDGRLFACQSGSQKTEGAPAQIVAYDVKTGKYKIIAAACEGKPFHRVNDLVLDSHDGVYFSDIGGSKKNPGPSGVFYCSAEGKVTKLVSDVSRCNGVLLSPDEKTLYVLPSGQAELLAYPIKSPGRIGKGRVFGSLIQREDQPASGGDGLTVDVQGNLYVTRPRASCIQVISPDGETRAVIPFPEGPANCAFGGPDRKTLYVTARTSLYAVKMPIAGFQLTEKTNLTDEGRAAIRAKIQAVIKEGYYPGISVLLIHRGKVVMREAHGVVDIETKKPFTVDQLCWLASTGKLFTATLMASLVDDGLLTFDDPIAKTFPEFAEIRLPDGAKPKQPVRLSHVLSHTSGIPNDNWLKSEKQLEKSSPELKDYVFPQTPEDFVNGCLKLGLVVEPGTRMMYGRPIDLSACVAEKITGKTFIELMQNRVFKPLNLKASTIQPTKEELKKLAPLYQSSKAGVFEPDNFGLEVAERQNKRFSTAGGGVYSTLDDIGTLMQLHLNHGIHNGKQLIEAEALQQLYQPQPGTNGRYGLAFQIKDSKVNGNSRILSHPGYSGPVAWVDFERDLVGVLLMQSNTVNRTKHHNRIIDTIYRFIPVEK
- a CDS encoding sulfatase; amino-acid sequence: MKSSLWKSLFCLVLFFSVLVPAFADAPAKPNVVLFLVDDMGWMDSSVYGSQYYETPNMERLAKQSMRFTNAYAVPLCSPTRASILSGQYSARHGITSATGHLPPQPGGPRYDTKKSPNKKYIYPESKRYLDPKLITLAEVLRDAGYRTGHFGKWHLGAMPQHWPDKQGFETIWHCAPDPGPPNYFSPYGVHADGQPTARHKVGNITDGPEGEHITDRLTDEALRFIENHHAEPFYLNFWHYSVHGPWQHKEQYTARYAKKKDPRGEQRNPVMASMLQNVDESLGRVLDKLDELNLTEKTLFIFYSDNGGNTHSWRADDPKLRNVTPRHPKYKTIQSYRKWAGPEAPTNNAPLREGKGRIYEGGQRVPLMVRWPKHIKAGSLSDTVVGPIDMYPTILDVVQVEKPDEQILDGVSFLPVLLQQGTLERNALFTWFPHLIPAVSVRAGDYKLIRRWEPHPDYPDLYELYNLKEDIGETTNLAAKMPDKVKELDALIEGFIKETGALAPKPNPDFNPRLKIPSRGPAFGLVPKMCKLTIVKGAARIEADGRTPFLGTAQVKLPGPLTLKLRLRSATGGFGKVQWKTAAQETFPRTGQTVEYSFKGGKQWQDVNLPLPVEGKPGIVRLYVPAGESPVEIQTIRFTGKGSGEKSWSFESAQP